The genome window CAATATGTGTCTGCGGTCAAGCTTATGTTTGAGGACGAAGAAATTTCCGGTTCTGTCCCAGAATTTTGTAATACAAAGGACTTTTACTCTGATCTGATTCGCGCTCATCTCAAGCCCCAAACAATCCTACGTGGCCGAGTCTCCTGCCTGCTCTCCATCACACCCGCTATCAATGTAACAATTTctacttttctttctctcttttgttttttcgtcattaattttaattttttggttcgTTGTATTCTGGGAACTGTTTGGTTACCAAGaaaatttataggaaaagaaattgaaggaaaaatctCTACCTGTAAAAGATAAAACTgaagtttatttattaatttattaagatTTGGCTTTGCACTTTCTGGGTATGAGTAAGAGGGAAATCGTTTAGGCTTTGTTTGACTGCTGAGAAAATGAAACCACAAAAGTAGattgggttttttctttctttttccattaATTAGAGGTAGACAGTCTACAGAAGGGAAATTCTAGGATCAGGATGTCTGAAAACAAAAGAAGTCAAATCacgattcttttttttttttagaaaaatttttagtttaagcAATGTAAAATTAGATGTGTAAAATTTGCAAACAGCGTACAATATTGTAcattttttgcaaatgtgtacaatgTGCATTCTTTTAGTCTAAAAATTTGCATTGATAGAACAATGTAAACCTAtaattactttttctatttgtatATTATCATTGATTCATTATCATGGCTATGTAGAATGTTTATCGTTCAGTACATGGAGGGGCAGTGGCATCTATTGCAGAGATAGTGTCAATTGCTTGTGCTAGAACTGTGGTGGCTGAGGGTAAGGAACTCTTTCTTGGGGAACTGTCCATATCATATCTCTCCGGTGCTCAAACTAatgtaagtttttcttcctcGAAATAATGTCAATTCTTACTCCTAATAAAGTGTACTCTCTCTTGTTATGTTGTGTAATAGACTATTATCAATATGCCAAGAAGCCCCACAAGtgaaattgcatttttttttttctctatacaCAGGCAGAGGTGTTAGTGGATGGGTCTGTAGTGAGGAGTGGAAGAAATTTGACTGTAGTGGCAGTGGAGTTCAAACTCAACAAGACTGAGCAGTTGATCTATACTGCTCGTGCTACTTTCTATCATATGCCCGTCGCCAAGTTGTGAAGTCTTTGCGGTTTGACATATTTGAATgttggaattttaatttgaatcccTCCCCAATTAACATGTCTAAACTTGCTAAAATTTGCAGTGATTCAGCATAGTATATGACATACATGATATTTAGCTGATAATGGTCTTTCACATCTGATATGCGAAAAAAAATTGGTGTAAAATTTGCAGCGATTCAGCATAGTAAATGACATACATGATATTTAGCTGATAATGGTCTTTCACATCTGATATGTGAAAAATTTGGTGGGATGttgttgtaaaataaaataatttagtgtTTTGCCAAATGTTTGAAGTTAATTGCGGAATAGTGTTGAAGTCATGCTGAATTCTGTACTTTTAAGTGCCAAATTTAACTGCTGAGTGGTTCGAATTTAAGTGATTTTGGTACTTTTAGTGCCAAACTCATTGCTGCCAAACTTGGTGCTGCCAAATTTAAGGTCCGCTAGCTGATTTTTTAGCTATGAGCCTTCGAGTATGGTCCCTTTTCAtttgcccctctctctctctctctctctctctctctctctctctctctctctctgtatgtAATTGACATTGTTACAGGCAGGACTATCCAATCACCTGCAAAACTCGACTTGCCCGATACGACATGTTACAGTCAGTTCCAATGCCTGTGGTGGCTAGTGAAACTCTTTGAAACCCAATTCTTTCAGGTTTAGTTTTGAGTTTCCACACTTGTGGAGTCAATTCTTAAAGCGGTATATATTATATAGGTTTGGATTAGGTTTTTTAATAGTAACTAATTTGCTTATTTACAGATTTTTAACTAAGCGCCTCAAcgaatttttgttatttttattttattttttaagtataactATAATCTTGCCAACTTTTAGCAGAaaagttaattttaaaaaaattaaatttataggtGATTTAACTTTATTTCGTGTTTTATGTATAACATGCATgtatattcttttcttcttttgtggaATTATTAAATTAGTAGAGTATTAGAATTAATTGTAGGAAAATAAACTTAAAGATTTATGTATTATTCAACTGTTAtctttgaggtttttttttttttttttttttggtattgaaAGAAATACGAAATCTAAGAGTCTTCTAACTCAATTagcatattttagtattttctacgGAGGTATGTAGGACTCAAATGTCCCCACAAtccattgtaactattgaattataaaataataaaaaataaaaaaaaatccagaagtatgggtttttattttattttattttttttggtatgaaaaAAATAGAGGTCACTTTGGAATGTCCGTTTGTGAATGgtttatttagctaaaattgaaaactttttactgaaagtactgtagataaagttaaagactagctaaaatagtacagtagaaTTCATGAATAATTCCAAAAGTGAAatgggatccatgaatagtagtaaaaataagttaaatagtaaaaaaaaaaagctacattTTTTAGTCAATGCCAAACGCAATTTAAGCTTTAGCTTAAATCAACTTTTAGTCTTTTTTGTACTATCCATGGATCCCATTGCATTGTATGTGAGCCTATATTGTTGGAAAAAATCAGCTTATTTTTTGTATGTGCATCGGCTGTTGTGTTCTTAattcaaatccaattttttgtatgttatggtattttttttttttttttgtcaaactcTAGTTGACTGTTGTTATAATTACCATTAATATTATGGTATTTTTTGGTAACTCTAGTTGATGGTTTTGATGAAATATGTATCTTAATtggagcataacaaacttgataGTAAATTATAGCTAAGCCAAAAAAcgatttttatattattgttgttgttattaaatatattttttttcatgtttgaaagttattttgcatattcaagtattaaaatagagccattcataaaaaaagcattaaaatgGAGCTAAAATTTCCAACACTGTTAGCTTTTTCATATGGTTagtaaaaaaaagggtaattatctaacttttagcttttttatacaatactaactaaataagttgtttccaaaTAGATCATAAATATAACGCCTCTAATTCGCGCGGGAGAAGGGGATGAAAGTCATGGAAGTTAATTTGCCAAAATGCAAACTTAAGTTTATATATAcaatgaatttcaaaatttcatgagatttttttggttatgattggtatataataaaaataatgtcaatggAAATTGTGGGAGGTCCAAGGACCGAAGAGGATTAAAACATGAAAACATCTCGTACATTTACAATCCCACCCGTAGAAAGGTATCCGCCCCGAAGACTTCACCGACCCTGAGGATGTGAGGGGATACAGAATAGTGTTTCATGAGAGCTTGTGGAGAAGAGGAAGGACCATGAGGGGGGCAAAGATGGTGGGAGGAAGTTTCCTGGAAAGGCATACCTTCcccctccgcattgaatgcccTGCAATAACCTTAACAGctacattaatgaggaaatgacacTTGAACTGTTTTTCACAACTAGCAGTCCCTTCTACCACGTTTAGTAGAACTTTATTGGGACAAGCATCTTGAGAAAAGCCCCGATGCATACAGATGAAGGGTTAGGATGCAAGAAGGAAGGATATATAAGGGAGGGGAACCTCCTAGTTAAAGGGTTGAACATTTTTTcttgaagaaagagagaaaatgaaatagTGTGAGACATTGTGTAAAACCAGGAATATTCATGTATAAGAAACCAATCCTCAGACAAACCTGAGGAGAGAATTATTCGTGACAATTACTTGAATTACACCCTTATAATACTTTGAATTCTTCGGCCATAAACTTAAGCTTAGTTTTGAGCTGCACTTGAATTGTTTTTCTCACTCTCTacaaaaattctattatttggACTTGCTTTGAAGGACAAGACAtcactattctaagtgggcttgggccatCAATTTCTGAGTACTTACATAAATGTACATGAAAATAGTTTtgcattaattataatttttcatttcacatattgtagaaaaataaaaagaatgaatttggcCTTTTAGTAAAGAATAAAATCTGGTAtgtatctaataaaaagaaaatccattaTTTATGCAACATTTAGaaaagtaaaatgcattttagttttaaagaaaaggaaatgtaGTGCGTTTGCGAGCAGATGAGCCTgcgttttgcatttttttaatgggtcCTATGAATATTGTTCACGAActaccaaaaattgaaaaacgcAGCCATGggttttgctatagtgttttgtttttaaaaaattattttgttacagtgttttcaacgataaacttttaattttcaacaaaataaatgatatttaaaCATACTCTTATTTGTTCATATTAAGAATTTTGCTGCGTCATACCTAAGTAGTTATTTAGCATTTTGAGAGCACGACACGAGGACGTTGTATTATATGAAAAGAGGTTGTATCATGATTCATGTCTCTGTAGCCGATGGACCgacaaggaaaaaagaaagaggaagagagagaaggaaaaaaaaaaaaatggaaaaaccgACAGCGACTCCTTGGCCAAAGGCAGAAGCAACGTCGTCGAATTCCTCAAAAACAATAGCCAACGACGTTTCTGCTGAATATGTTTCTGTTATCACtggtttctttaaaaaattaggaGTTTCACACTCCAATTCTATCCCAGATTTTTGCAATACCAAGTACTTCTACTCCCATCTCATTCGCGACGCAATCAAACCCGACCAAGTCCTACGTGGCCGAATCACCTGTCTCTTAACTGTCACACCCGTTCTCGCTGTAACCAACTCTCCTCTGTTTTACTAtaaatctagttttttttttttttttttttttcatcaaaagtcgactttttttttcatggggTTTGCAGAATATCTATGGTTCGTTGCATGCAGGGGCTATTGCGGCAATTGCTGAGATGGTGTCAATCGCTTGTGCTAGAAGCGTGGTGGCTGAGGATAAGGATATTTTTCTTGGAGATATGAGCATTTCATATCTCTCCGCTGCTCCAATCCATGTGAGTTTTTTGGGTTCACTTTTTGGTTACTCAGTTTGTGCTTCTTTCAATTCAACTGTTGTGTTATCTACTTCTACAAATTAGATATGTTTTTTCTAGGGTCCGGCTCTTCTCCAGACCCATGACAAAAACTCACTGTAGAAATGGCAAGAGAGAAGTCAgtatcaaactaaaaaaaagacGAACAAACCAACCAGTGCAGATCCAAACCGGTGAAACACACACAACCACAACTAGCAATTAGCATTTAgctcacacacacacaggaAACCTTTGTTGTTGTTCCGCAATTTCTCAGCCcattctttctccctctcttgcAGCTCTGTTTGTGATGGTTTCTCAGATTCGGTGCAGTGGTGTTTGGTGTGTGAGTCGTGGGTTGCTGCGGAAGAGTGGGggtaaaagagaaataaatgaTAATGTGATGTGGCCTTGTTTTTACCGTTAGATTTTATAGTCGCCACGTGTCATTCATCTGTTTTAGAGGAGCCggaccccttttttttttatactattcttaactttttttttttttttttttctttgagaaactACTATCTTAACCTGATTATATGTGGAGgatgtaggatttttttttggtgggactCAAATTGCATTCCATCTAGCAATTGATGTCTCAAAAGGGTTTTTAGATATTtaagaattataaatttatattgtggATTGGGGTGTGCCTGCCATTTGATTCTGGCTTCATAAAATTCGTGTGCCATAATTAGGGCTGTCCATCTCACCCGCCGACCCGCCCAACCCGTCCAACCTGCCCGTACCCGACTCGTTACAACCCGATCCGACAGCTCCGATGGTCGGATGCGGGTCCCGAGCTTCAAAACTCGACGCTGGCGGTTCGGTTTCGGTTCCCTTCCTTCAAAACCTGTGCAACCCGACCCGCCCGAAGAGAGAATGACGAGCTGCGATTTCAAGCTTTCCGGCGAGTTTTCCAGCACGATTTGGCAGATTTTGGCAACTAAAACACCAGATCCGACGATTCTCAGCACGATTTGGGGGAAAAAACATCAGATTTGGTGAGATCTCTGCCAAATCCGGCTAGATCGCATCGGATCTTGGACGGATCGGGAGAGATCTCATCGATTTTCTACGTTTTTTGTCCTCTCTGGCGGGTTTTGGCCTCACCCTAAACTGCCGCTCACCCGACGGGAAACCGACCCGTAAAACCTGACCCTAATATGGGTCGGTTGCGGGTCCGGCACTTCCCTACCCGATCTCCGACGGGTCGGTTGCGGGTTGGGCAAAAACCCGACCCGCCCAACCCATGAACAGCCCTAGCCATAATTATCGAGTGCTTAGAGCATGGTATTGATGGTGCCgaaaatttagatatttgaCACCATAAgaagctactttatctatttttaccATCTCActttataaaaaattcaacatcAATAGTTTTATTTAGCATTCAACataataacataatataaataatacaataaaataatatatttactacaATAAATAACTACCACcaccaacacaataaaataatacatttgTAGCTCAGCATCAAAATAATATGGGTTTGGCTCTATTGATGCTGCTCACTTTTACTATATTTTGATggtaaatttagcattttagcAAAATGCTtccaccaatactaatgcttAGAGAGGCACTATGATGATTTTTAGCTTTTCTAGAGccataaatttagcaatttggcactaccaaaaactattttatctattttgccTTCTCATTTTATAACACATTCAACATTAATGGTTCGATTTTTTTTAGCTACttcatttaattataaatttttattttattttggttaaattataaatttctatCATAACTCgtgttttatttattcataaacattttttttataataaattgtgTTAGGGGAACTTAAATACAaacatttaattagtaatttttcatctcataaagggagaaaaatagatttcaaatttgaaaaaattatataaaaaattaaataaatatgatttaatttatatcttaatataaaaaaaaaataaaaataaaaagcccgaCCTAAAGTTTTCTCTTTAGTCCCCAAAATTCATCCGGTCGACCCTGTTCAAATTGCATTCTGCCTAGCATTTGAAGTAGaataagttttagaattttaagATTTACAAACAAGATGGTTTTACAGCTTTCTGTCGTGAATTGGGATGTCCTGCCATTTGATGCTATCATCATACATCTGATGCCACCATTTTTTAGCTAGAAAGGCACTGTTAAGAGTTTTAGCTTTTCTTTAGTGTTGGAGTGTTTCTGTGAAATGCCAAACTCAAGTTGCCTTGGAATATAATGTGATGGCGAAGGGGGTGCAAAGCTGAGCATATGTAAGCCAAAGGCTAGGGTTATTGGAAAGATATAACTGCAATCTCATTCTTCTTGGGAGAATTAGATTAAGagtgattaatttatttaatatatagttGGTTGAATTACACCAAACTCATTTAAGGTTCCATGAAATGATACTCCCAtcaaacaataaacaaaatgacACTCCTTATTGAAgtttttataatgcaatagaTGAATACATTCTCTCTCACGTGTGACTTTTCCATGagataatattaatttaaaaaaaaaaaaaaaaggatttctACTTATTTATCTAAGCTTCACGGGTAGTGTCATTTCATCCATAATTTAGgtatggatcttttttttttttttaaatggagtATTCCATTAAGGAAGCAACAATAATGTGAGATAATATGAACATATCTTTGTTGCATTTATATAAACCTTAAAATAAAGGTTGGTATAATTTACTCTGCATAATTTCTGTCAATTAATGGTTTGTTTGggatctatttattttgttgaaactgaaaactttttgctgaaaatactgtagataatggtaaaagttagttaaagtAGTAcaataggacccatgaatagtaccaaaaagtgcagtgagacccataaataataccaaaaataagttgaatagtaaaataagttggcaaaaataatcttgCCAAACAGACACTAAATATGCTTTAAGACCCTACATCTCAAATATGAGGCCAAAAGGATGATAATAGTGTATTGAGTCATGTGTTGTATTTGTCATGAAATATTTTTGCTAGGCCATTAATTGGGTCAGTCTCACAGAAGAAGACAATGCTTGGCTAAAGCCAACTTATGCTAACTTGTTGCCATTATATCTTTGCTTTTGTATGGTTAGCATCTAGAAAGCACCAACGCGGCTCCAAGGTCGCCGCATCGGAGTCCGATGCGGCTTGACATGGAATCCGGCGTCCgactctcccttttttttttttgattcatgCCGATTTAGGCCAAAACAGGCCGATTCCGGTGGAAACGGCCACCGAAACAAGCCGAAATGGGCAGCGGCTGCCATTCTTCCGCTTCATGTGGCTttgtgagaggaaaaaaaaaaaaaaagagaaggaagaagaagatgagaagacacacacacacacacacaaaaaaagggaTGGAAGAAGAATAAAGGTATgtaataaaagaatataaaataagtAGGTGGGAAAGTCAATTATTTAATGTGGGTGGGCTTGGGAATTGGAAAATGAGTAAAGGAACCTACTTGAAATGTGgttttttgtttacaattaccaaaagtattgattttattagaaacaaatcataaataattgttttttaataataaattctaccatttatttgaatttttttatataaaaatattaaatttactatataaaaatatttttaataattttttaatcgccgagtcccaCACCTGCACCCGTGTCCCGAAACACACCCGTGCTTCATTGGTTGGCATTAGGATATtcatacaaaattacaaatgctGGATGATTAATgtgatttattttattgctttcaaacttctattctttttctctttttcttttttccaaatctCCTGTGAGATGGAATTGTTATCTACACACAGGCAGAGCTGATAGTCGATGTCTCTGTGCTAAGGAGTGGAACAAATTTGACTATTGTTGCAGTGGAGTTCAAGCTCAAGAAAACCGGGAAGTTAGCCTATACTGCTCGCGCTACATTCGATAACATGCCCAGTGCCAAGTTATGAAGATGCGGTTCAACAAATTTGAAGTTGGATATCTCAGTTTGAATCTCTACCCTTTGGGAATAATAAAGTTTACTAGTGTCGTGTGTTGTATTGTATTTATGCTTTTTAAACACTGCTCTTATACACGTCTATATTGTTtgtatgatttctttttctttggtctTCAGGCTGTTTCTGTCGAAAACCTGCAATGAAAAAAGTTGGATCCCTAGACAAGTTCTATGGTGCTACCTATTGGAGATATGAAGGGctcgtttggtacatgtgtttaaaaactgaaaattgttgtttgaaaacatttataaaaatacgtgtgggtgaaaaagtgtatgaaaatacatgtaatgttgtttaaaaactaaaaattattgtttgaacacaaaccaaacacacccGAATTCTCTCTAATGGAGAAATCCTCTAAATTTCGTTGAGACTTTTTGTGTCAAGAGTCTTCTTCTAGTTTTTTTATCGATAAATGGAtaaagtttgactacaaaattataaattttaataatggtTTTCTTGcgtgttttatatattttgaacaCACTGTTTGTTGGGCTTTGTAGAgtctagttttgtttgatctgGTTCGATGACCTGACTCGACCTGAATAATATTTCGTGGTTTataatgggagatttactgaggcttagtccatggagcggaggcttgggcCGATAGGCCCAAGTCGGAGCGTTATGGACAAGCTTCTTGGGGGTCTGGGGGCAATGGcccgagaaatttttttttggcccatttTGTATAATAGAAACCGActttgattagggtttttattgTGGGTTTGGTTGCCATGTTTTTATTGTGAAGAATAATTGTAGCCGCATcttgtattttcttcttttctgataatagtgaaatctttgcaactccgtggacgtaggcaaattgccaaaCCACGTAAACACTGTCTTGTGCgtgtaattgtttttctttggcgtgtgttttctctatttttgtttttttttgtttctcacaggttgggaattcggttaaattccctacaacattgtcaaatttcatatcgattggatgttatttattatttaattcataAGAGTATTCACAATAGTGgtactaaaaaatttagttttttaactactcaaaaaactaatttatttattttaacacttCACTTTACCAAACACCTAATATCaaaggttctatttttttaccactttcatttaaatattttttcattttttttttaattctctatgCTTCCTTTtgtgtctctttctctctcacgaCCACCCCTAGCCACCACCATCCACATCCACTGCCAGAACCCACCCCACCCTAGCCCAATCTCAACCCAAAAACGACTTGCCATCAACATTAAGAACCCTGAACGCCAATCTCAATAACCCATCAGCAACAAAACCCACGAACCCAAAACAATGATCTCAACGAACCCAAAGGCAAGAGTGAAGAGAAGATGGGCTTTGGGAGGGTTTGGTTTCAGTTGAGAGTGAGAAGAGGGAGGGAGCtgctagagaaagaaaaaaagactagagagagagagaaaaaaaaaagagaaaaaacattttttttttaatgagagaagagagagacacaaataaaaaaaatgttttttttaataactttttgctACAGTAGACTGCCAAAGATGGTAGTTTACTATAgctagtttgtaaaaaaaaattaactatagCACCATTgataaaacttgattttgaggtTCTGAgagctaaaataattttttttgccataATACAATCACCACTGTGAATGCtctatagttatttttttatgcataattttaaggcgtaaatgcacttttagtccctacattttgcactttttccattttggtccctacattttatttttccacttttagtccctaaactaATTAAcgcgttccattttggtcctttccgtcagtcaaTCGACGGAAATAGTTGAGATAGCTACCGaatgaattaaaatattataaaaatgccacatcaccctgacacatcagcatataaattaaaaaaattaatttattaattttgactaaaaaaataaaaataaaaacagaattaaaaactaaaattcacatgaattaagattgttcttcatgttctttagattgttcttcattttacaacttgttcttcatattcttcccaaatcaaacccaacaaccaagaactcaaatccatcacaagaacacaaacccaacaacccaagaactcaaacccagatCACTAGGACATAAATGAAAGCAAGAAGAAAAAACCTAACTTCAACACCTCAGAGATCATCAAACCCAGCACActattctctcatctcaaccaacccaaacaaaaatttatcattagaTCAATTTAGTTTTAAGtgtatttacttttctttaagtGAGTTACTCAAAGCAtcaaacgatttttttttttttttattatcaaaccttTTTAAACCATATTCTGATTTTAGAGAGagctctaacaaaaaaaaaaagagttcaaagagagagagggagagaatgaGATTAGGCCGGCGATTTGGAGCAGATCTAGAGGAAGGGGGCCGGCGGTGGTTTAGAGAGAATAGAACTCCGACAATGGCAATCACAGCCACAACCCTCCAAGACCCACCTCAAATCCATAGATTCCCACAAACCAAATACATCGACGCCATCCGTTGGCTCCCTCAGC of Quercus lobata isolate SW786 chromosome 8, ValleyOak3.0 Primary Assembly, whole genome shotgun sequence contains these proteins:
- the LOC115957510 gene encoding uncharacterized protein LOC115957510 translates to MSGSITVSNSKEKHPQYVSAVKLMFEDEEISGSVPEFCNTKDFYSDLIRAHLKPQTILRGRVSCLLSITPAINNVYRSVHGGAVASIAEIVSIACARTVVAEGKELFLGELSISYLSGAQTNAEVLVDGSVVRSGRNLTVVAVEFKLNKTEQLIYTARATFYHMPVAKL
- the LOC115957014 gene encoding uncharacterized protein LOC115957014 — translated: MEKPTATPWPKAEATSSNSSKTIANDVSAEYVSVITGFFKKLGVSHSNSIPDFCNTKYFYSHLIRDAIKPDQVLRGRITCLLTVTPVLANIYGSLHAGAIAAIAEMVSIACARSVVAEDKDIFLGDMSISYLSAAPIHAELIVDVSVLRSGTNLTIVAVEFKLKKTGKLAYTARATFDNMPSAKL